The window AACAATTTACGGGCGACCATGCAGCAAAGCTGAATATTTTCAGCCTACTTTATATCGGGGATGAACTTTCGGTAATCTCACTCCTTTCTCAACTAGAAGCTGCCCGAGTGCGACATTCACCATAGCCACGACAGGGAAAACTATTGGGGCGTCTTCTATGGGTCCATAGAGTATGAAGTCGGCACCTCCAGTAGCCACGGTTGCAGAGGCGGAAGCCAGCGCAGGTTTGCTAGCTTGCTTTCCCATCTTCATCTTTAATCCTTTCCACGTGGCGACGGCGTTGTGTGCGCCACAGCCAGCTGGCAGCCCAAATTTATTTTTCACCTCGTAAATAGCTTTGAAAGCTTGGCCTAGACTTGGTATATCAAGGACGAAGGTGTCCACAAGGAGTCTTTCAACTCCAGCCGCGCTGAGTGCAGGTAAAAGCTCCTCGACAGCTCTGATTCTCCCCTCGCTTGTGAAGTTTTTTAGGTTGGCAGCTAGGAGCACAGCGTTCTTTAGACCAGCCGCCTTAATCTTTTCCAACTCGTCCTTTGAGGACGAAGGTGTTAATGAGTTATAGATGACCCTGTCGGCTAAACCGCTCTTTAATGCGTAATTTAAACCGGCTAATCTAGCTTCAGGTGTAGCACCTCCTATAAGTAGTGGTGAGTCGCTTACCTTAGCCGCGAAATCCAGATATTTTATCATAGCTTCAGGTGTGGAGGCGACAACATCCACCATGCAGGGATTCCCAGTCCGATCTGAGAAATCATCCTGAACATTGATCGCATGTTCCGCCATTGACCTGTCAAATTCACCCGTCCACTCATCAGTCACGATTTTGTGCCTACGGTAAAAAATGCTTCC is drawn from Candidatus Bathyarchaeia archaeon and contains these coding sequences:
- a CDS encoding tetrahydromethanopterin S-methyltransferase subunit H, which encodes MWKFEVTQKRFEIGKVGVGGHPGEYPTVLIGSIFYRRHKIVTDEWTGEFDRSMAEHAINVQDDFSDRTGNPCMVDVVASTPEAMIKYLDFAAKVSDSPLLIGGATPEARLAGLNYALKSGLADRVIYNSLTPSSSKDELEKIKAAGLKNAVLLAANLKNFTSEGRIRAVEELLPALSAAGVERLLVDTFVLDIPSLGQAFKAIYEVKNKFGLPAGCGAHNAVATWKGLKMKMGKQASKPALASASATVATGGADFILYGPIEDAPIVFPVVAMVNVALGQLLVEKGVRLPKVHPRYKVG